The Dasypus novemcinctus isolate mDasNov1 chromosome 13, mDasNov1.1.hap2, whole genome shotgun sequence genome segment tttcagtctgtgcatCTCCTTGATTCCTAGGGTGCCAGGGGGCAGCAAGAGGCTTGGTTTTTCACAGTCGGAGGATCACTGTTTTAAAGAAGTGTTATATTTAGCACATCTGGCATAGTAACAGTAAACAAACATTATAGTCTTTGTAACACTTTTGTGCAGGTGCCTGCCCCTGAAATTTTATTAGGTCTATGTCTTCCAAGCCTCTAAGTGTTCATTACGCCTGAAATGACCCATCTCGACTATGGAGGGGTCCCTAGGTAGAAGCTATGAATTAATGTCCAGAAAGCAAACCAAGTGAGCCCAATATAGCGAAAAAGAACTATTTGCAAAACAATGTGATTCTGAGGCTTAAATTACATTTCTCTTGACAAAGGACAacctcttctattactttttaaaatttcctggtGATTTTCCCTGGAGCCTCAGCCCCTCAAGCCCCCAAGAGTTGCCAATTCAAGTTGCTGTAGGACCAAGGTTGCTTTTTTGTACATATGTAGCTCGGGAGAGGAACGGGCGGGGGCGGGCGCCGAGGGGAGAGTAATTGCTTGGTCCTGCAAAGACATCTGTTTCTCATCTCCGCTGGCTGTGGCAAAGGAGAAGAAAGTCTATTGCAAAGGGTGGGAAaggcacagattttttttttcttctgatatctttctctctcacacacacacatccttcacaacaacaataaaactagaccaaattttttttttaaaaaaaagaagacatcacAGAAGGTTGCAGAGTGAACACATTACTCGGCTGGAGCCGAGCCCCCAGGGCTAGGGCGGGAGCCCGGGAGTGCGTGGGGTCTGGGCTGCGGGCTGGAGCTGGGCCCGCGTGTCCCCGGGCAccgggaggggagaggaggagagggaggaggagggcggGAAGGAGCGCAGGAGGCAGGGggcgggctggggtgggggcgaggCGAAGGCGCCCCGTGTGCTGCCGGaggagcggcggcggcgggagcaGAGGGAGGGAGCGAGCGGGCGCGCTTGTCATGTTCCCTCTCTCACCCTGGGGGCATCCTGCAGAACCTCTCCTCGGAAATCCACGGGGAAATGGCAAACAGGATTGACGGGTTTCACACGCTCCTCGCTAGACAGAGCCGCTCATTACCATAACCGTCTGCAGCGACGGCGGCGCAGCGCCCCAGACGCGGCGGCGGGACCTGCCGGCACCCTCGCCCACCGCGCGCCGGAGGCCACCGCCGATCGGGCCGCCGGGCCGCGACCCGCGCGAGTGAGCCGGCGGCCGGGCTGGCGCCGACCCCGGAGCGGACCCGCAGCAGCTCCAGCGCTGCGGCCGCCGCCTCCCCGCTGACCCCGCGGTAAGAGGCGGGCTGGGAGCCGCCCGCCTGGGCAGGGGGGGCCGGGGAGGGTGGGAGACGAGGGCCGGCCCCCGCGAGGCCTCCCGCGCGCCGGCCGGGCCTTTGCGCCGCACCGGGGTCCCCGAGTGGTCGCGCAgcgggcagggccgggggcgggcGCCGCGCAGGAGGTGGCGCGGGCTCTCCCTTGGGGCTGGCGGGCGCCGCGGGCGGGAAGCGCCGCCGCCTCCGGGGCTGCTCTGGCTGCTGCCGGTGCGGACGGAGTCGACTCAGGGGGCGGAGTGGCGGGACCCCGGGAGCCTTGGCCGCCTCTCACGCCCTCTTCCTAGGAGCGGGGTCGGTACTAGGGAAGCCGCCTGGTCTGAGCGCCGCGGCTCTTggcaggtggggagggagagCTAGTCGATGTCAGGAGCGCGCGTTTGCAAGAAAAAGGAATAGCTGCAGGAGCTGACACCTTCTGTCCTCCGCCACCTCCGCCCCCGCACCCTCCTCTCCGGCAGCCGAGCCCGCGCTGCGGGCGGCGGCGGCTCCTCTGTCCTCAGCTCACCTCCCCGGCGGGCTGGGGCTGCAGCCCGCCTGGTCCACGCCTCcgcctctctcctcccttcctcccctcccgcCTCCTCGGCCCTAGCAACTTTCCGGAGTGCCCGCGGGTGCCGCAGAGGCGCGGAGAGGCCGCCCGGGGCGTGGGGGTGGCGCGCCCCGCGCGGCCGGCGGGCGGGAGAGGCGGGCCGGGTCCTGCGCCCCTGTCCTCCGGGCGCGAAGGGCGCTCCCGCGGCGGCGGGCTCGGAGTGGGCTCCGCCGGCCGGGGAGGGAGGGCCGGGCAGGCATCTGCTGCGGGCTGGAGCGCGGGGCCTGGGCCAGCCTCGCCAGAGCCCTGCCAACCGCCGTGAGTCATTTCCTTGGAATCCTACCTTTGGTGTTTATTTCCCTTAGAAGGAAACTTggtttagaaagaaagaaagaataataatagctCTTATTCTTCCGTAGCAGAGGCACACAGCTCCGGCACCGCAGAAAGACAACTTGCCCTTTGTTCCCAGCCACTTGGGGTGTCGTTTACTTTCTCCGGAGGCCGGCGGCTGGGCGGGAGCTGATGGCGACCCGGGAAAGGGGCTCGCGGGCAGTGGCTGCGACCCCCGGGGGTGGCCGTGCGGAAGCTGGGACGCGGTGGCTGCCGCCCGCCTGCAACGGGTCGGTCCTGCGAGCCtccgccgccccgcccccgggtCTGGGTTGGAGAAAGCCGGCGTCGGGCTGGGAAGTCCAGGTACCCACTTGCCCCCTTCAGGCCCTGCAGCCGCACGCCCGGCCCCAGCACCCGACTTCTAAAGCCCTTGGGCTCTCAGGACTGCTGCTGAGAAATGTGCTGCTCAGGGCAGACAGGTGCACTGCAGGACCGGCAGGAAAACGACATCTGTCTGTTCAGAAGGGTGGAAGGATTTGGTTCCGCCCTTCCAGACCTTTCCATCATCGCCGCTGCCACTGCCACCCCCACCACCAGGAGCTGGATGAAGCCGTTGAGATTTTGTCAGGGACGACAGCGAGGTCAGGGACTTGAGGCCACCTGGGAAGGGCATTGAAGACTGGCAGTGTCAGAGGGGAATTGGAAAAATGAGTCCTTTACGTCCCTGCTTTTAAGTGTTGGAGTCAGACTTCTGTTAGAGTGCTCCTAGTCAAGTGTTCCCTAGTTTTCAACTCtagatggggaggggagggacaggATGACAGAAGCCCCCTTGTTATGTCGGAGGTGCTACTGAGTGCTGCCTCCCCTGTTCTGTGTGCCAGCCTCTCCTTAGCATCATAATGACTCCAAGGGAAGAACAAGCCCAACTCATCTGGAAAAACCAAATTGTGTAGAAATGCCTGGTAACTTTACTGGGAACATCAGTTGGAAAAGCTGGACATTTTAGCCCCTGGCCTTCTGGAGATGCTTGGGGTGCCATTCACCATATCCACTTGACTGACAAAACAGACATGCAGCAGCCTGAGGATAAAGGTTAgggattttttactttttaaaactcgTGTATAGGCAGATCACATCTCAACACACAAGCCCTTCTGAAGCCACTCACCTCCGgtgtttcaaaacaaaacaaatcttgCCGTATGTGTAAATCTTTGTGCCTATGTTTTAATATTAACAGCAAATGAATTTGTGGACTTGAACTTCTGAATCCAGTAGCAGAATTATAACATAAATCTCATAGAGGGGGTAATGACAGTTTGGATCTGTACATGTCCTACAAATAAAGAATCCTATGAAACACTGGTGTCTAGTGCTGCACACTCTAGTTTTCCATGAACCTAAACTTGCCTTCTTAATGTGTTAACATCCCAATGGACATTCTAAATAGGAGGACTCCCCATTCCCATTCATTCTCCTCCCCATTCCCAAATCATCCCAACCCATTCATGTTTCATTCAGACTTGCAAAAATCACTTACAGAGCTCAGCTTCCCCAGCTGAGAATTTTGCTGGTAAAAGGTTCCAtttcaagaaagaaaactaaactAGGAATATTGTAAAGAGAAAACAACAGCCAAGATAAAAATGATTATGCCAAGGATCAAATGCAGATGCATAATGATAGAATTTAATGTGCTGAAAACAATAGTAATTAATAGAAATGCTGAATTACTTAGAACAGAGCAGCTTCAACAATGtccttaaaatataaacaaactcTAATATAAAAAGCACAGGATCCATATAATATCCTATTATACAAAGCTAATTGCTGTTGGAGGACTGCAAATGCTTTCCTTAAGAGGCAAGGGCTTGTCAACCTGTTTGTGATTATATGTAATAAAAGTTCTACATAGGCAAAACTTGAATCTTGTTCCCAAATCCAGCATAAAAGTGAGTATAAATTGCAAGCTGGAAAATATTGTTGCAGTCAATGAGAGAACTACTAAATTTGGTAAAGAGCCAAGATTCATTTGCTCCTGGCAATAGCATTTCCTGATATGATTGTCCTTTAGAATAGGTTAAGAAATGGACCATTTCATGAGAATCTTCCAGGGAATAAATTATCATGAGGTTTGTTACCTTGCTTGGACGTTAAGTTTGTGGGATGATAGAAGGGCTTGTTAACTCAATATAGACTGAATTTCTTGGTTGCTGACTCAAAAGAGCAAACTAAGTGGCATgatccatcattttttaatagaGAGTTAATTGAACCCCCCTTTCCTAATAAGTCCTGCTGCTTTTCTTTGGAGGAACCCTGGGGGTATCTTAAAAAGAGAGAGTGGTAGAGGGTTTAGCAGCCTAAATCAGCTGGGTTCTACTTCCAGCTACTAACATGAACAGCTCTGTCTATCAGAAGGCCTTGCTTAATTCTCCAGTGGGGTGGGGACAGAATTTGGGGCCTGAGAAGACTGGTAATAGGTGGATTTCTTGTTGCCAAGAGCTGCTCGGTTAGCCAGATGGACACTGTCACCTTAATGAAGCGATTTCCCCTTACTCTGGAGTTTTCCCTCCCTTTACCTGGAAGTGGACCCTTGTTAGAAAATGTAGGCAATAATAGTCTCCCGTGAGACAATGGAAGATTCACCATTTCCCAAATGCTTTACAAGCTGTATAAATTGGAGAAGAAAGCAAGAATTAGACCCTTGGCGAATATTTGAAAGACGATCAATCTTAAGAAAGCAAGCCTGACATCAATCTTTCTGACAGTTCTTGAAACCACAAAGTGAGATAGTGGAACTTTTGGTCTCCTAAAGGAGTTGGCAGTTAACAAGGCATTGAGGCTGCCCTGCTGTCACTTCTGGGTCTTTTTACGTTGAACATCAGACTCTCTCCTCCCTTGAACTCACTCTTGACCCTCCCCTGAGCCCCACTTCAGGCCAAGGCAAGAAACCGAGCCCCAGGGACGTGGCCGCCACCCTCCGGATCATGGAGGGGCTCCCAGTCTCCCTGCAGGCCTGTGTTCGGGCTGTGAACTGGAGAGAAGGGCAGTGATGTGTTGCCTGCTGGAAGTTCCTGCCTGGTGTCTGGGCTTTGCAGTGTAAAGAGTTGCCGGCTGCCTCTGGCCCTGAAGCCCTGGCTCCTGTGTAATATTCTGCCTGCTCCGTTGATGTTGTGCTTGGCTCCTGTGGGACTGCAACTCACGGCTTGAAACTGGAGCCAATTTTCTGTCTTCATCTCGCAGTGTTTTGACTGGAGGCAGATCCAGTTCAGTCTGATCAGGGCTGGTGGAAACAACTACCAAGTGTCTCTCTGTCTGCTTCGCTTGGGGAGGAGAAAGTCGAGGGAGCCCCAGAATGTCTTAGAGGAACTGGCCCTGCGGAAACGAGAGGAGGAAGGTGCAGGGGGGGTGGAACTGACTGCAAACCGGGGAGCATCGGTTGCGATGATGGTGGATGGAGATTTCTGCCTCCCcgcaggccccccccccccgctttttctttttgattgaTTAGCGGATTTCATCAAAGGAGACTCTCGGGGGATCGACTAGAAAATTGATTTTGCCTTATTAATAGAAAGGAAGCACAAGGGTTTTGGCCCTGCCTCTTAGCGCGACGTTTTCTGCGGGAAGGTCAGGAGGAAAATATGTTTAGGAGGCAAAGCAGCTGTCTCCGAGAGGGCTGAGGGGAATCTGAGAACAATAAGAATCGAGGTTTTAAAGATCCGCCCATGAAATGCAGATTGCTGAACACAGAGGCTGAGCTAATAGCAGCACGAGGGTTTGCTGAGgttttctttgagaaaataataaaatgtttcagGGTAAAGGGGAGGACGGAGAAGTAAAAGTTTGCTCAGAGCGAAGGAATGAGGATGCCAAGGCCATCAGCCCCTGCCTGGCTCTTGATCAGggctgttttcctttctttcagatcTGAGGCTGCCAGAGATGACTCTGGTTCTGTCCATGAATAGATTCTGCGAGCCCATTGTCTCAGAAGGAGCCGCTGAAATTGCCGGGTACCAGACGCTATGGGAGGCTGACAGCTACGGAGGCCCCAGCCCCCCGGGGCCAGCGCAGGCCCCCCGCCAGGGAGACCGCGGGGCCGGTCCCCCGCTGGCAGGTACTGCTCTTGACCTTCCCCCCTGCCCTCTGCGGCCAGACTGGTGGGTGGTTGGTGGTGCCTGGGGGCGCCCTTCTGCGTGAGAGAGCTGGGCTCCGGGGACTTCCTGGGCTGCCACGCAGGGCGCCTCTCCCAGCCAAGCCCAGGGCCCCGGGCTGATGCTTCACTTGCACCCAAGACTGTTTCCAGGTGCTCCTCCTTGGCGTGTAAGTCATGTGCTTGTATTGGTATTGTATTGTAAGAGAGTCAAACCACGTTCTCAAACTACAAATTTGGGGATGGGTTTTCTACCATGTGGAGTTGTGTGGAGCTTTGCGGGGCTTAAGAAGGAAAACTCTGTCCCAAGTGACATGAAGGAATCTGCACTCTGTCCTTTTTTCATTAAGCTCACAATTGACTTTGGTATTGTAGGgagaaaaatgaagccaataaaatagaaaGATGGTGTTCCTGACTCTTTAGTCGTATATTCTAAGATAAGTTCCTTTGCGTTTTTGTATATTACCAGCTATTGGAAAAGAAAACACTAAAAGGGAAAACAAGTACCCAATGTTAAGTCTGGCTGAAAAGGAGTAAAaactgatcttttaaaaatggactttttaaaattcatggttaACATGTTACATTTTTGAGTGTGAAAAGGACTTCAGTTGCCCaacattctaattttaaatttaaaaaatagcaatttcCTCTATAGAAAGGAGGACTATTATAACTCCAATGTGCAGATTGCCACTAATTCACTTGCTTAGAGTCAATATTTTAAAGTAGGTTAGTCATTAGTTGCTAAAGTTAAAGATGTATACATTTGAATAATTGTGTTATATTATTATGGGTTTAATTAAGTAATTTGAATAAGTGCTGTATTATTTCAAGTTGTTACACGCCTATTCTTTATGAATTTTGCTATTAGCCTATATATGGTATAAGATTCTAAGgctgaaatatataatttttctgtGTAATTGATTAGAAACCCTCTCTTACCTTGGGTCACAGGATTCTGTATGATAGCAACTATTAagacaaatgtttatttttaattgccaCATGTACAGACAGATATGCAGCCCAGTTACCCTCTAGAAGGAAAGGAAACGAAAGTATTTTGTTTGGAGAACCTCTGGCAAACCGCATGTCATTTGTCATATCTGATTTATTACCACAGGATCACATTACAGGGGAATTTCAAATCCTATAACATCCAAGATCACATACTTTAAGAGGAAGTATGTGGAAGAAGAGGATTTTCACCCACCACTCAGCAGCTGTAGCCATaaagtatgtttttttaatagtcattCTTTTTATTAAGAGTTTAAGATACTTAGTAACAGTTGCTTGATCCATTTCCAGAAATTAAATTGTTCCACCCAAGTAATGAAAATGAGCCAGTTCTCAGCAGAGTCCTATTAATCGTTGTCATGTTTTTAGGTCCTGTGTTATTTCTCACAAGTAGTTTTAAGAAGAGCCAGCTAGAGCTCCTTTACCcagaaataacaaaatgaaatagtCTAGGAATCATCTTTTTTCTAATGATTCCATTTGTCTCAGGCCTTATTAAAGGTATGGGTACTCTGCACTTTTCACACGCACAGAAAGGTCCTTGTTCTTTCCTGATGTACTATCTCCTTTCTGAGCTGTTGCTGCCCATAGTCACTGTCACTTGTGTGTGTGCCCACATGGGGGTaccatccagggcttttcctgaCTCCTTAGGGGTAGTCTCACAATCTCTTGAATGTATGCATGAAGGTAGAAACATGGCCTTCCTTGTGCATTCATTAAATATTCTGACTTTGTTAAAGTGTATCAATTCATTCCCAAGACCAAACCAAAGCTAAGTTTTTTGCATgtttaggaagaaaataaaaggattgGGAAAGTGCATAGAATTATGAAACTGACCATCTAAGTTTTTGAAATATCAGTTCTTTTTCCTTATGGCTATCTACCTTCAAAAACTTATCTGCTGATTTAATCATGGAGGGTGTAACCCAAACCATAGTTATCTGATATGCGGAGAGGATTTTAAATCCATCTTCCTCTCTGCCTCCTCTTCGTCCCTGGGTCCTATAGATGTTATTTTTACTCTGCACAAAAAAAGACATCTGGATGCATTGGTGGGTGGCAGGCTTTCCCTGCATTTGTAGTTCCTCCTTTTGGTCAGTCTGGGCTGGTTTTGTTCACAGCTGCTCAGGTTTTGCTGCCAGTTTGCTTTTATTATGACCTGGCAGAGCTGGCCCCCAGGGACACAAGCAGTTTATTTCCTTTGTAGTTTCTGTGTTGTGGTTGTAGCAGTTTTCCAGTTGCTTCTGGATTTACAGCAACCATCACATGGAATATCACATAGCTCAGGAGTGGGCCCTCTCATttcctccctgctcctctccttcTCCCCAGCCCCACAAGTAACCCTACTCTGACCCTTCAACTGATGTAGATCCTGAGCCTCACGAGTTATTGTTGCCTCCCTCTCAAGCAAGGGTCATTGCAAGTATGAACACAGAGGATGAAAAGAGGGACAGGGCTGAAAGCCAGATCTTCTCTTCTGTGATGACTAGACCAGGATTTGAAATATACTCATGATGACCTGAATTGtggcatctttttaaaaaccttttttgaAGTgctatatgtgtgcatatgtgtgcacACCTGTATACATACACGCACATAAAAGCCTGAGTATCATGAGGGTACATTcagcttgatgaattttcacaaaggAGACATCCAGGCTGAGAAACGAAACCTCACCAACAACCCAGACTTCCCATGTTGTGCATagccctccacacacacacactggtgACCGTCTCCCCACCCTCCGAAGTCACCGCTCTCCTGACCTCAAACAGCATAGATCAGTTTTGTGTATTTCGGCACCCCCTCTCCTGGCCAACCTCGCGTCCTCGCGTCCTCTCGTGGCCGAGGCCTGCCTTCTGCCTGGATTCCCTTGTGCTTGGCCACACCACTGAGTCAGGAAGGGGTAGGAGCTCAAGCAGGTGAGGAAGGGCAGCCACCAGCAGCACCAGGGACAGCGCCCCGCAGCGTACGCAATCCCGAAACCATAAGAAAGACATAGGCCATGATCATATTTTTGGATAGATTGTTTCCTAAGCGCTCTCTTTCgttactttattaatatatattttttaaatttttagaccATCTCCATTTTCGAGGAACGCGCTCACATCCTTTATATGTCCTTAGAAAAGCTAAAGTTTATCGATGATCCTGAAGTGTACCTCCGAAGATCTGTCCTTATAAACAATTTGATGAAAAGGATCCATGGAGAGATTATCATGCAGAATAACTGGTGCTTTCCTGCCTGCTCTTTCAATGGCACCTCTGCCCAAGAATGGTTCATGGCTCAAGACTGCCCATACCGAAAACGACCACGGATGGCCAAAGAGGAGTGTGAAAAGTTTCATGCCTGCTGCTTTTATCAAGAATGTGGTGGTCACTGCCTAAATTTACCCCTTTCTGTCAATGCTCATGTCGGAAGTGCCTCCACCGCGtcctcctccccctcttcctcctcctcctcttcctctccccctctgcCTTTACCGAGTTGTTCCCACCAGGTGGATTTTGATGTAGGCAGTGCACCAATTTACAAAAGTGATGGCCAGATACCTGCCAATGAGATATTTGTTACTAATGTCAGGTCGCTTGGTGTTCAGGAAAAGGCCAAATTAAGTGATGAGAAAGCAAATGATGACACCGACAGGGATGGTGGCCCCCTAAGCCATGAACCTGTGGGAAATGACCTTGCTTTTGAGTGCAGAAGCcaattttatgattattttgaGACTGGACGTAATGACAAAAGCAAAGTAAGCGAGTCTTGGAAAAAGTCCTTAAGGAAAAAGGAGCCTTTACCAAGTAACAAACTGTGCTGCAGCAAAGGAAgtaaaatatgagccatcttttCACTGAAACTTTGAAGCATGCACAGCATGATCAATTAGCtctcataaattttattttgaatggattttatAGTTTTGTACAACTGATAAAATTATGCCATGAACATGACGTGTCATTTTAATGCCTGGAGAGCAGATTGCATAAAACATCTGTATAATAGGCATCAGCAAGCTACTTATAAATGTGGT includes the following:
- the SERTAD4 gene encoding SERTA domain-containing protein 4; this translates as MTLVLSMNRFCEPIVSEGAAEIAGYQTLWEADSYGGPSPPGPAQAPRQGDRGAGPPLAGSHYRGISNPITSKITYFKRKYVEEEDFHPPLSSCSHKTISIFEERAHILYMSLEKLKFIDDPEVYLRRSVLINNLMKRIHGEIIMQNNWCFPACSFNGTSAQEWFMAQDCPYRKRPRMAKEECEKFHACCFYQECGGHCLNLPLSVNAHVGSASTASSSPSSSSSSSSPPLPLPSCSHQVDFDVGSAPIYKSDGQIPANEIFVTNVRSLGVQEKAKLSDEKANDDTDRDGGPLSHEPVGNDLAFECRSQFYDYFETGRNDKSKVSESWKKSLRKKEPLPSNKLCCSKGSKI